TGAATAATCCGATAATTACACTTTGTTTTTGCTTATTTTGTTGtatggtttagggtttttttaattaagaaaaaattgttattgccactcaaaaaatctcattttgaattccaaactttctataattagaaagaaaaatacatttatgagaagtgtagaatgaaatttctgaagtgttaataacagttctcttaaataaaactaaaaatacatATCTAGAGGAGCGTTCAAGCAATAAatagttaatattttaatatggcACTAACAACTCGTTTGAGCGCGCTCCACAATGTAATTTCATGACCCGAACCGCAAATTTTAGGTTATCCTACTagattatttttgtaaaaattaattTGGATCGAAAAGTATTTAGTCATTATATTAATATTGTGAACATTTCATTTTTATCGACAACTCTATCATCGTTGATTTGTAATATCACAATTAAATAACTAAACGACTTCTGATTTTAGTAAATTTTCGCAAGAACAATGTTTCCATGATAACCTAAAAAATAATCGGTTTAGATTATAAAAAGATTGTATAGTGAGTCCACACTAGTGGCCATTTTGGTTTTAAAATACGTCAAGTTGTCtcataaaaattttcaagttgcTCACGAGTTTTACAAATAAACATACCAATGCTCAAGTTTGACTTATTAAATGGCATGGTCAAGCTGAAGCCATTGCATTTGGTATAGATGGAAAGGTGGGGAATGTTATAACATTGGACAAGAAACAACATACAACGAGAAATAATTTCTACATTCTTATTGTTAAGCCAAACATTTAATAATATAGTCAGTACGTTGTTTGATAAGTCAGTATTATCCGTTGTATAAATTAATTTGTTCGACTGAAACAAAACTCTTGCTATTTATTTCATCGCTTGACACATGTTGCCCAAAAATCTCCCAACATGGAGCGGTAGTAGAAAATCGCAGAGGATCATCGTTAAGCCAATTTTCTTGTCATTGTCGGTTAAACCTGGATTTTGATgcttcaattaaaataattaacaaaatagTCAACTAATTTCATTGTGTTTTTCTCCAATGATTTTGCAAATTTATAGGCAAATACCTCATCGGTACGACTAATAACATCGATACAACAACCAAAATCGATACCTTCCCGGAGACCAGCACTTGTACTCGGGCCAAGAAAGGCAGAATCCCTTTCCTTGGATTACATTGCAAATTAAAAAGTAGCGGCAGTTTTCAACACTCCaggtcccgaaatcccgaaaatgAAACCAAATCTAGTCCAATctcaaaatatgaaaatttctACTATGCTTCGGTGCACTATATGCCAAGAGGATTCTCGTCAAATTCTCTTTATGAGAATACTCTAAttacatccgttcatcgtacagttagaaattattataaattttttttatttaaaattaaatataaataatatctgaTAAAAACTAACCGTATAATGTACAATGAACATATTTGATTGAAAGATCTTCGAAATCTTCACAAAGAAGATCAGGCAAGAATCCTCTCTCCACCATATGTACCAAGAAATTTGGCCGTTAGATCTTAATTACTAAACCTAGAATCTGACAATAAAAAAATCTCAGGCTGACATTCATACCATGCTAAAATACTGACAGGTTTGTCATCGAAATGATGTTGAGAACCAACAGAGGAAAATCCCAAAAGCAATCCAAAGGAGCCAAAAGGAGAAAGTCAAAAGAGAAAGACACAGATTGAAGTCAAACCATCATCATCACATAAAACAAGATGGAGAGAATTGAGAAGAATGGTACATAATCTTAAACCCAAAAGCAGACAAAGCCATTCCCACTCCCAAGTCTTTGGAAGCCTGAAACTAATTTAAGCCAGACAGTTGCCACAAAAACTAGAGAACAGCTTTCCTAAACCACAATCACTGGTTGCCGGTACTCCAAGCTAATCACACGCTCTTACTAGCTCAAAATACGAACAACGTGACAACCATGTTCTAGGTAAGTTCATCTCTAAAGGTCATAACCATTTCAAAATGCTCAAGGCAATTTAATCCGATCATATAATAAAAAGGATATTAACTAGAGCGAAATAGAAGTCATTTGAACATAAAAACGATCACTAAGTACAGAAACGATATGGGGAATCAGGTGGATGAGTCCCGAAACATTAACcccttgtgtttttcttttcccttcccTAATCCTACAAATGTGGCTATCTTATCATCAGACACAGAGCTTTAGTCAGAAAATGCAGGTCATTCAATATCTTCTAACCAACAACCCTAACACAAATTGCTCCTCCTTCATTCCGATACCTGACTTTCCTTCTCTACtcgtcatcatcttcttcctacAATTAACCCAAAACAACACAATTCAATCACAACATTCAACCCAATTCAATAAACTAATCACGAAACTAAGAAGACACAGTTGATCAACAAACCAACGAGAGCCAATTAGAACAAACCTCTCCGCTCTCGTCATCATCTTCATCCTCGTTTTGCACCTCAGACTTGGACTTATCGGACTCTTCATCATCCGCTCCGTTACCTCCCTCAGCCTGATTTCACAATTAAGCAACAACTCTCACAACACTACTCGAATCAATTAAACCGAAAACTCAGGAATCAAAACAAGGGCACTCACTATGCGCTTGTTGTAAGCATTCATAGTCTTGGTGTACTCAGCCTTCCTCTTTTCTGCCTTGGCAATGTAGGGAGCTTTCTCCTGAATAATTTATACAATAAAGCAACCAGTCAATGAACAGTTACGAAATATTCAAGCAATTCACAAATCGATGAACAAAATTTATTGGGAGAAATACTCACGGCCTCTGATAGTGATTTCCATTTATCACCACCAGCTTTACCGACCTATTCAAATTTATCGAAAATCAgaataaatataattttgtaaaattaaataaaaaattattcagcaaAACGAAATTAAAAACACAGATCTGAGAAGATGAAATTCACTTACAGCGGCCACAGATTTGTTATTAGGATGATCCTTCTTGAATTTCACTCTGAAATCCtccctatatatatttgaaagaaaaaatcatacaaatatgataaaataaataaataaatcaaagtaAAAAACGATCGATCTGAAGAAAGAGagatagggagagagagaaacagagcgTTGGCCGTACATGAAAACGAAGAAGGCACTCGCAGGCCTCTTAGGCTTGTTCGGATCCTTTGCAGCCTTCTTGCTCGCGCCAGAGCTTTTGGTCTTCaacctaacaaaattaaaaaataacacaaaaaatcAGCATAAATTCAAAATCTACGTTTCACATCGAGATCTCCGATCAAATCGTAGATAATTCACAGAAAAACGGAAAACGAAAACGGAAGCTCACTTCGCATCGGCTTTTTTGGGAGCAGCAGCTCTTGATTTCCCCATGTTCAGCTAAACCTGCACACAAAACCGCAAAAAAACCGATAAGAGTCGTTGAGAAACGGCAAAAAACGATTAAAATCGTTTATAAATGACCAAAAACGAAGGGAACCGATCGGAAGCGGCGAAAAACGACGTGTATCGTTCGGAATCGGCGGAAAACGAAGAGACTCGGTCCGAGTCGGGGGGCGAGCTTACCTTTGTGTGAAGGGAGAGGATAAGGCGAGAGAGAGAACAATGAGAGAGATAAGCCTTTGGGTCGTTTGCTTTGGTTGGTGCGGTGTGCGAGTGTGTGTAAAATTTGCCCCTGGGGTGTGAAGGGATAGGAAGGGAAGGCCCGTGgcgcaaaaataaaaatgaaaaaaaggcggaaaattaaattttgatttgttgGAAGGATTGAAGTCCGGGTTTGGGCGGGATTTCAAAATATTTGTTCCACGTCATGCATCCGCGTCATGGGGGTCGATTGGTTGGGGTGTATTTGCTTGGATCTCGCTTGTGCTTCCTTGTGTTTCTTTGTTCTATTTCTGCTGGCGGTACACTGGAAACCGGTGGGAAAAGGGGCACACGTGGAGGATGTGTGCGTGGGTCATGGTTGGCACGTGCGGATATTATTGGCGAAATTACAAATTTGGGGTTTGGGCGCGTCTAGATGGTTGTTGGGGTTATGGTAAAATTTGGTGCACAATACTTCTGTACTGCTTTGGGGGTATCTATGTCAATTGGTTtactaataacaattttttttcccctttatttattttttccttttttttttgtttttatattatcTAAATTAAAAGGGTGGAGGAATAGGTGGAGGAGTATGTTAAGTATcaaaataatgtggtttaaatttacttTTTGCTACAATCGAATATAAGACatcttacttacaaataaaaaggaGTAGGCTAAGTATCAAAATCATAATACTAAATGACttcctttttttaattatatcaaatttgatatgaaaatgtattcaattagaatttttaggaattttaataaataactCTTTGGAATGATTTTATCAAATATGTCAATTTTACTCTTATATGTGGCACAAACGTGATAATTTCCACAACAAACTAACGGTGTTATGGATATTCTCATATTGCAACAACTAGAAAACTAAATGATCAAATTCGATACAAAAAAATACAGCgaacaaaattgaaatttcgGCCTCAATACTATGTTTTACTTAATTTTACAAATATTTTAGATATTAGATTTAATTATCAGAAATGTTCAAATCTCTTATTTTGTATTAACAGAAAAGTTCAACTACAAGAACTAAAAACTCATGAATTTATCAGATTTTCGCAAAATTGGGCTTTATTTGATTGGAACGTTGTCGAACAATTTATGCCCAACAGGTCCAATTGAATCGGGGTTACCCAATACCCAGGCCCACTGGAGTGTTAGACTTGGATCTCTAGCAACTGACCCGGTCAAGGAAACAATCAGACATGGGAGAGGTAATAGAAACCCTACCGGAGCACCGGAGCTTGTTAGCAGCTCCGATTGTATTCATTATCGTCGTCGCTTTCCAATTCTTCTCCAGGTGGCTAGAGCAGTTAAAGAAGGTAATTTGCTCAACGATTTTTCACTTGCATTCAAACAATTTACCCGTAATTTGGTGCGAATTTAAGCTCTTAATCATTTGTTTGATGCTTTAACTGCAATTGTTGTGaaattaaagttttattttgggTGATTTCTTGTGTTGGCAGGGAGGAGGGAAGAGTGCTACGGCAACCCGATTGCGTGGAGAAATTAAAGACATCTTGAAGGAGGCAAGCTCCTTGTCGCAGTGAGTGATTTTTATTGGTCAATCATGATTTTCCCCAATTTTTCaaaaggaattttatttttttggattgGCAGAATTGTTTTGATGCTTGCAAGTTGCAACTACGCATTGTTAGTAGGCGATAGTTTGGATTCTTAGCAGTTGTGTGATCTTCGTTTCGTTTGAATCCAGGCCGTCGACATTTGCGCAAGCCGCGTAACTTCGGAGGATTGCATCTGCTAAGGAGAAAGAACTTGCAAATTGCACTAGTTTGCAACTCCATCCTTTCAATTATGTTTTTATTCTGATCATATATACAATTACATACCTGCATTCTTGGGGCACATGTATATATCCATATATCGTCACAGAGGGTAACTATATGCAATATGCTTGGGATCAAAGTTGTGTTTGTATAGTAACATATACACTTTACAGCTACGATGTTTTTAAGCGAAGGGTTGAATGGCTAATAAAGTTTATGCAGTTTTCAATGCCATATTATTTCCATGTATTTAcaataaccattttgttttcgaccattaatttattttattttcaatcatAAGAATCTTGTGTAGTTATTATGAGTTGATTGTACGTAACAGGTACTTAGGTAAGCCTGACCCACCAGGTGAAAGATTCTAACAGTGGTACCTGCCTTCCAGATCAAGAGTTACATGGCAAGGAGATAAAACTTTCATACGACGTGTATCTGAGAATTTTGGTCATCTTAAAGGTAGGTCTCGGTGTTTTAGATTTTGAGAGTCTTTATTAGCTTATTCtgataaaaaagaaattatttcAGAACAAGGGTTCTTAATAGATATATTTGGTTGTCCATTTAGGTCTTAACATATGTTGTGCTGGTTTGCTGGTTTTGGAGGGTTCCTGTTGGGTCCATATCGCAACAACTTGTGCAACCATTTGGTAACGCGTTCTTGTTCCGAATATACTGCCCAAGTCCCCTCTTCTTTCTGTTTGGCTATTTTTAGACTGAGCATTGAGACAGTAAAATCTATAAAATGATAGAAGTTCTGATTTGTATATCTTGTTGCTGTGCAGGGAAGATGATATCATGGAGGGCTGGAGGAGTTGTAAACGAAAATGTTATGGTAAATAAAGTTGGGATTACTTTTGATTGTTAATTCTCATATCGTTTAGGTGCCATATTGTGTTCTTGTAAGCAACTAAATGATGTAAACAACACTAGGTACAATGTTACTTCCGTGTGTTGAACGCTGCTGATGTTTGCATATTACTTATCTTGGGTCCGAAAGAACAGAGATGGTCTTTGATTTGCATGCGATATAAATCATCTTAAATAAAGTTTTGAACATTGCTTCTGATTCTTTTCTTATGTGGTTCTGCAGGTAGGAATAATTCCTTGGTTGATATTATCTACCAGGGTCAGCAAGTTCATATGTCGACTTGCCAAGTTCTAGAGGTTAGATGATTTCTGTCCTGTCAAGTTTTCGTACACATGTTAACGTGGTTTTGTTTTGACTATTACTTCACGATATCTTTAGTCATGAACTTAGGATTGTTACCTGCTCATTTAATTTGTATCAGTGATGTGCATTACTGTTTTGGTCGTCTGTGTAACTTGAGTTTATTGTTTATCTTAAAAAACT
Above is a window of Malus sylvestris chromosome 15, drMalSylv7.2, whole genome shotgun sequence DNA encoding:
- the LOC126605002 gene encoding HMG1/2-like protein; translated protein: MGKSRAAAPKKADAKLKTKSSGASKKAAKDPNKPKRPASAFFVFMEDFRVKFKKDHPNNKSVAAVGKAGGDKWKSLSEAEKAPYIAKAEKRKAEYTKTMNAYNKRIAEGGNGADDEESDKSKSEVQNEDEDDDESGEEEDDDE